Sequence from the Streptomyces mobaraensis NBRC 13819 = DSM 40847 genome:
TCCTCAACGTCACCGACGTCGAGCGCTCCCTGGCCTTCTACACCGGCCCACTGGGTCTGGAGCCGGTCCGCGTGGACGAGTGGCGCGCCGGGAAGGTCCCCTTCCCCTCGGTCCGCGTCTCCGCCGGCACCATCATCGACCTGTTCCCGCGCGACCGCGGCGAGACCAACGTCGACCACTTCTGCCTGGTCGTCGAGCCCCTCGACTGGCAGCAGGTCATCGACGCCGGCACCTTCGACGTCGTCAGCGGCCCCTCGAACAACTTCGGCGCCCGCGGCCAGGCGGAGTCCCTCTACGTCCGCGACCCGGACGGCAACACGATCGAACTCCGCTGGTACCCGCAGGACGCGTGACGGGCGGGGGCGCGCCGGAATAGCGGTGCGCCCACCCGTTCGGGTGACCGAAATACGTTCACCCTCGCGGGCGTGGTCACACGTTCGACGATCGAGGCATGACCTTCATGGACCTCGAAGATCCGCGGTACGCCTACATGTTCGGCTTCCTGCAAGCCGACGGACACCTGCACGCGGGCCCCGGACGCAAAGGCCGCCTCAGCGTCGAGATCAGCCACCGGGACATCGACATCCTGCACGCCTTCCAGGAGCTCTGCCCGTACCGCAGCACGATCAGGGAGCGCACCAGGAACACGAACTTCGCAGAGAACCACAGGACCGCCATCTGGACCCTGTGCGCGGAGGAGGCCAGAGCTCGGCTTAACGAGGCGGGCCTTCCATACGGGAAGAAGTCGCGCACCATCGCCCCGCCCAGGGTGCCCCTCTCTCAGCGCGACTACCTGCGCGGGCTCATCGACGCCGACGGCGCGGTCGGCTTCACCGGCGAGGGGCTGCCGTTCGTCAGCCTGGTCACGGCGAGCACCGCCGTGGCGACGTTCTTGTGCCGGCACACCAAGCTCCAACTCGGCCTCCACAAGCTGACCAGCCGCAACTCCCGCGACCAGGTCTACAACGTGATGTACATGCGCGAAGCAGGAGCGGCTGTGGCCGAGCACCTGTACTACCCGGGCTGCTTGGCTCTGCGCAGGAAATCCGTTGCCGCGGCCGAAGTGGCGGCTTGGAAACGCCCGTCCCACATGGCACCGCCTCGGCAGCGGCGGACCTGGGCACCCTGGGAGGACCAGATCCTTCTGACAGCTCCAACCATCAGCGAAGCCGCCGAACAGCTCGGCCGGTCGGAGAAATCCTGCCAGCTCCGCCGCTGGCGCCTGCGGTGCCAGTGAACGACGTCAGCCCTTGACGCAGACGATCTGCTTCAGCTTGGCGACCACCTCGACGAGGTCCCGCTGCTGGTCCATGACCTGCTCGATCGGCTTGTAGGCCGCCGGGATCTCGTCCACCACACCGCGGTCCTTGCGGCACTCCACACCCTGGGTCTGCTCCGCCAGGTCCCGCTCGGTGAACCGCTTCTTCGCCTGGTTGCGGCTCATCCGGCGGCCGGCGCCGTGCGAGGCCGAGTTGAAGGACGCGGCGTTGCCCAGACCACGCACGATGTACGAGCCCGTGCCCATCGAGCCGGGGATGATGCCGTACTCGCCGCCGCCCGCGCGAATCGCGCCCTTGCGGGTGACGAGCAGGTCCATGCCCTCGTAGGTCTCCTCCGCCACGTAGTTGTGGTGGCAGGAGATCACGGGCTCGAAGGTCACCTTCGCCTTCCGGAACTCCCGGCGGATCACGTCCAGCGACAGCGCCATCATGATCTCGCGGTTCAGGCGCGCGTACTCCTGCGCCCAGAACAGGTCGTTCCGGTAGGCCGCCATCTGGGGGGTGTCCGCCACGAAGACGGCCAGGTCACGGTCGACCAGCCCCTGGTTGTGCGGCAGCTTCCGAGCCTGCTCGATGTGGTACTCGGCCAGCTCCTTGCCGATGTTCCGCGATCCGGAGTGCAACATCACCCACACCGAATTGTCCGAATCGAGACAAAATTCCCAAAAGTGATTTCCGCCGCCGAGCGATCCCATCTGCTTCAACGCCCGATCCCGACGGAATTTGACCGCCTCCGCGATCCCGTCGAACCGCCGCCAGAAGTCGTCCCACGGCGCCGTCGGGAAGCCGTGCAGGCGGCTCGGGTCCACCGCCTCGTCGTGCATCGCGAAGCCCACCGGGATCGCGCGCTCGATGCGGGAGCGGAGGTGGGAGAGGTCGCCGGGGAGGTCGTTCGCCGTGAGGGAGGTCTTCACGGCGGACATCCCGCAGCCGATGTCCACGCCCACGGCGGCCGGGCAGACCGCGCCGCGCATGGCGATCACCGAGCCGACGGTCGCGCCCTTGCCGTAGTGCACGTCCGGCATCACGGCCAGGCCCTCGATCCACGGGAGGGTGGCCACGTTCCGCAGCTGCTGCATGGCGCCGTCCTCGACCGACGCCGGATCCGCCCACATGCGGATCGGCACCCGGGCGCCGGGCAGCTCGGTGTACGGCATGATTTCCTCATTCCCCCATAAACGGTAGATAACGCAAAAGCCGGATGAATCCGTGGATTCACGACAGCGGACCAGCGGTGCGGCGGCGCGTGCGGTAGACATTGTGTCCAGCGGCCCCCCAGCCGCGACAACCGGTTTTCGGCCCCCGAACGGGCCGGGAGCACGTGGACGAGCGGGCGAAGGGAGCCACGGACAGTGCAGCGAAAGGCGCACCGGCTGGTAGCTGCACCGGTGGCCGGGCTGGCCGCCGCCGTGCTCGCGGCGGGGCTGGCCGGGTGCAGCGGCGGCTCGGGAGGGTCGGGCGGGGACGACGACCCCAAGCCCGGCCTGGGCGAGTCCGCGGCGCCCGCGGCCGAGCCGGGCAAGTACCACAGCCTCCCCGAGCCGTGCGGCTACGTCAGCCGCGAGACGCTCCGCCGGATGCTCCCCGGCGGCGGCGAGGACGGCGACCCGGACGCCGAGAAGCTCTACCGCGGGCAGCCCACCATCACGTACGACGCGGACCGCCGCGTCGGCTGCCGGTGGAACCAGGAGACCCCGGACGGCACCCGCCGGCTGTCGGTCGACTTCGAGCGGGTGGTGTCCTACCAGGCCGGGGTGAGCGACGAGGAGCGGGCGCGGCAGCTGTACGACAAGCTGGCCGACGCGGCGCACATCCCCGAGGCGTCGTCGGGGTCCTCGCCGTCCTCCCCGGCGAAGGCGCCCTCGCCGCCGCCGTCCGGCAAGGACAAGGGCACCCCGAAGGATTCCAAGGGAGCCAAGGACGCCAAGTCCAAGGGCGCGAAGAACGACCCGAAGGCCACCGACGCCTCTTCCCGCCCCGCCGCCACGGCCACCCCGCCGGCCCGCGACGAGCCGGAGCTGGGCTCCCGGCCGCTGGACGACGTCGGCGACGACGCGTTCGTCAGCGACCGGCTGACGTCCGGCGGCGCCGATGTGCACCGGGACGTGACGCTGGTCTTCCGCGCCGCGAACATCCTGGTGACGATCGTCTACCACCAGCAGCCCACCGACCGTACGCACGTCCCGGGCAGCCAGGACCTCCAGGGCAAGGCGCACGGCCTGGCCCGCGAGATCGAGGCCGGGCACTTCAGCAACTGACCCGGCGAGTACCACTCCCTTTTCGGCCGCCGCCGCGGCCGGGCCGCGTACCGTGCCAGTAGCCCTGTCCGGCCCCGCACCGATTGAGCGAAGGACCCATGCACCGACCAACAGCTCCGCGACTCGCCCGACTCCTCGCCTGCGCCGCAGTACCGGTGATGCTCGTCGCCGGCTGCTCGGACTCGGACGGCGGGAAGAAGAGCTCCTCCTCGAACTCCGCCACGCCCTCGGCCTCCGCCCCGGCCAAGTCCAGCGCCACGCCGCCGGCCACCGCCGGCAAGTACGCCAAGGTCCCCGACCTGTGCAAGGCCATCTCGGCCAAGACGGTCGAGAAGCTGGTGCCGAAGGCGAAGGACAAGAACGGGCAGCAGCTCACCGGCAGCTGCTTCTGGAACGGCCTGGACAGCGAGGACACCGACAACCAGCAGTTCCGGTCGGTGAACCTGCACATGATGGCCCTGAGCGGCGACCCGAACCAGAGCTCCGCGGACCGGCGCGCCCAGATCTACGCGGACGGCCAGGTCAAGAAGGCCACCACCGAGGACGACCCCAAGGACGTCAAGACCACCAAGACCTCGGGCATCGGTGACTGGGCGACGACGGTGACGACGACGACCAAGAAGCAGGACGTCGAGTTCTCCAACGTCACGGTGGTCGCCCGGACGGCGAACGTGGTGGTGGCGCTGAAGTACAGCGGCGCGGGCTACGAGGGCGCGAAGAGCCCGAGCGCGGCCGACCTCACCAAGGACGCGCAGGCCGCGGCGAAGGAGGCGGTGGCCTCGGTGCCCGCCGCCAACAAGAAGTAGCGGAAGTACGCGGAAGGGCCCGCTTCCCCTCGGGGAGGCGGGCCCTTCCGCGTACGCGCGTCAGACGGCGAGCAGCTTGCGCACCCGGTCCGCGCCGACGGCGAGGAGCAGGGTGGGCAGCCGCGGCCCGGTGTCCCGGCCGACGAGGAGCTGGTAGAGCAGCGCGAAGAAGGAGCGCTGGGCGACCTTCAGCTCGGGGGTGGGCTTGGCGTCCGGCTCCAGGCCCGCCTGGATCTTGGGCACGCCGTAGACCAGGGTGGTGAGCCCGTCGAGCGACCAGTGCTCGTCCAGCCCGGCGAGGAGCAGCCGCAGCGATTCGCGGCTCTGCTCGTCGAGGGCGGCGAGGGTCTCGGTGTCGGGTTCGTCGCGGACGATGGTCCGCTGGTCGGCCGGGACCTGGGTGTTGATCCAGTACTCGGCGCGGTCCAGCCGGGGCCGGGTCTCGTCGAGCGAGGTGACCGGGTTCTCCGGGTCGAGGTCGCTGAGGATGCGCAGCGTCTGCTCGTCGTGGCCGGCGGTGATGTCGACGACCGAGGCGAGCGTGCGGTACGGCAGCGGGCGCGGGGTGCGGGGCAGCTCGCCGGCGGCGGTGCGGGCGGCGCGGCTGTACGCGGCGGCGTCGGCGGGCAGCACCGAGCCGTCGGCGACCTTGGCCTCCAGCTTGTCCCACTCGTCGTAGAGCCGCTGGATCTCCTGGTCGAAGGCGATCTTGAAGGACTGGTTGGGCTTGCGGCGGGCGTAGAGCCAGCGCAGCAGCGGCGCCTCCATGATCTTCAGCGCGTCGCCGGGGGTCGGGACGCCGCCCTTCGACGACGACATCTTGGCCATGCCGCTGATGCCGACGAAGGCGTACATCGGGCCGATCGGCTGCTCGCCGCCGAAGACCTTGCGGACGATCTGGCCGCCGACGACGAAGGAGGAGCCGGGCGAGGAGTGGTCGACGCCGGAGGGCTCGAAGATCACGCCCTCGTAGGCCCAGCGCATCGGCCAGTCGACCTTCCAGACCAGCTTGCCGCGGTTGAACTCGCTGAGCAGGACGGTCTCGGAGTGGCCGCAGACGCAGGTGTAGGCCAGCTCGGTGGTCTCGTCGTCGTACGCGGTGACCGTGGTGAGGTCGCGCTCGCAGGCGCCGCAGTACGGCTTGTACGGGAAGTAGCCCGCGCCGCCGCCGCTGCCGTCGTCCTCGCTCGCCGCGCCGGAGCCCTCGGCGGCCTCCAGCTCGGCCTCCTCGACCTTCTTCTGCTGCTGCTTCGGCTTGCCGGTCGCCTTGTCCTTCGTCCGGTACTGGTCGAGGATCGCGTCGATGTCGGCCCGGTGCTTCATCGCGTGCAGGATCTGCTCGCGGTAGACGCCGGAGGTGTACTGCTCGGTCTGGCTGATCGGGTCGTACTCGACGCCCAGCTCGGCCAGGGACTCGACCATGGCGGCCTTGAAGTGCTCGGCCCAGTTCGGGTACGCCGAGCCGGCGGGGGCCGGGACCGAGGTCAGCGGCTTGCCGATGTGCTCGGCCCAGGACTCGTCGATGCCGGGGACGCCGGCCGGGACCTTGCGGTAGCGGTCGTAGTCGTCCCAGGACAGCACGTGGCGGACCTGGTGGCCGCGGCGCCGGATCTCGTCGGCGACCAGGTGCGGGGTCATGACCTCGCGCAGGTTGCCCAGGTGGATCGGGCCGGAGGGGCTGAGGCCGGACGCGACGACGATGGGTTTGCCGGGCGCGCGGCGCTCGCCTTCGGCGATGACCTCGTCGGCGAAACGGGAGACCCAGTCGGCCTCGGTGCTCTGAGCCTGAGCCACGGCACTTCCTTCCTTACGGTCTGGCATGACCATTGTCCCAGACGGCGGCGGGGGGCCGCCGGTTGCCCGGGGAGGCGGGAAAAAGCGCGCGGGGCCTGTGATATCGGCATGGGATACTCGGTGCGACGGCGCCGTTCTGCCTGCATACGTCGCCCTCAGCACGCACGCCTCCTACAAGGAATGGGCCCGCTTCCCATGGCTTTGGTTCCCTCCCTCGCTTCCACGCTCGACCGGCGCATCGCGGACGCGCTCTCGGCGGCCCTGCCGGAGGCCGGTTCCGCCGACCCGCTGCTGCGACGGAGCGACCGGGCGGAC
This genomic interval carries:
- a CDS encoding VOC family protein translates to MRVTGFDHLVLNVTDVERSLAFYTGPLGLEPVRVDEWRAGKVPFPSVRVSAGTIIDLFPRDRGETNVDHFCLVVEPLDWQQVIDAGTFDVVSGPSNNFGARGQAESLYVRDPDGNTIELRWYPQDA
- a CDS encoding RtcB family protein, which encodes MPYTELPGARVPIRMWADPASVEDGAMQQLRNVATLPWIEGLAVMPDVHYGKGATVGSVIAMRGAVCPAAVGVDIGCGMSAVKTSLTANDLPGDLSHLRSRIERAIPVGFAMHDEAVDPSRLHGFPTAPWDDFWRRFDGIAEAVKFRRDRALKQMGSLGGGNHFWEFCLDSDNSVWVMLHSGSRNIGKELAEYHIEQARKLPHNQGLVDRDLAVFVADTPQMAAYRNDLFWAQEYARLNREIMMALSLDVIRREFRKAKVTFEPVISCHHNYVAEETYEGMDLLVTRKGAIRAGGGEYGIIPGSMGTGSYIVRGLGNAASFNSASHGAGRRMSRNQAKKRFTERDLAEQTQGVECRKDRGVVDEIPAAYKPIEQVMDQQRDLVEVVAKLKQIVCVKG
- a CDS encoding DUF3558 domain-containing protein, giving the protein MHRPTAPRLARLLACAAVPVMLVAGCSDSDGGKKSSSSNSATPSASAPAKSSATPPATAGKYAKVPDLCKAISAKTVEKLVPKAKDKNGQQLTGSCFWNGLDSEDTDNQQFRSVNLHMMALSGDPNQSSADRRAQIYADGQVKKATTEDDPKDVKTTKTSGIGDWATTVTTTTKKQDVEFSNVTVVARTANVVVALKYSGAGYEGAKSPSAADLTKDAQAAAKEAVASVPAANKK
- the lysS gene encoding lysine--tRNA ligase; this translates as MAQAQSTEADWVSRFADEVIAEGERRAPGKPIVVASGLSPSGPIHLGNLREVMTPHLVADEIRRRGHQVRHVLSWDDYDRYRKVPAGVPGIDESWAEHIGKPLTSVPAPAGSAYPNWAEHFKAAMVESLAELGVEYDPISQTEQYTSGVYREQILHAMKHRADIDAILDQYRTKDKATGKPKQQQKKVEEAELEAAEGSGAASEDDGSGGGAGYFPYKPYCGACERDLTTVTAYDDETTELAYTCVCGHSETVLLSEFNRGKLVWKVDWPMRWAYEGVIFEPSGVDHSSPGSSFVVGGQIVRKVFGGEQPIGPMYAFVGISGMAKMSSSKGGVPTPGDALKIMEAPLLRWLYARRKPNQSFKIAFDQEIQRLYDEWDKLEAKVADGSVLPADAAAYSRAARTAAGELPRTPRPLPYRTLASVVDITAGHDEQTLRILSDLDPENPVTSLDETRPRLDRAEYWINTQVPADQRTIVRDEPDTETLAALDEQSRESLRLLLAGLDEHWSLDGLTTLVYGVPKIQAGLEPDAKPTPELKVAQRSFFALLYQLLVGRDTGPRLPTLLLAVGADRVRKLLAV